A single region of the Candidatus Kryptoniota bacterium genome encodes:
- a CDS encoding C1 family peptidase, whose amino-acid sequence MPLNISRYGWQPDLPDRRDLVYAAPPSIVRKLPPKVDLRMQCPSVYNQGELGSCTANAIGAAFEFELKKQNVNLDFMPSRLFIYYNERVMEHSVNSDSGAQIRDGVKSVNKLGVCPEKEWPYDPNALTMKPNDACFADALKHQVLSYHRVTRTLSQMKGCLADGYPFVLGFTVYASFESEAVAKTGKLNMPGKREQVVGGHAVMAAGYDDKAKRFIIRNSWGSTWGIAGYFTMPYDYLMEPNLSDDFWTIRLVELNPALKKAKK is encoded by the coding sequence ATGCCGCTGAACATTTCGCGCTACGGGTGGCAGCCGGACCTTCCGGATCGCCGCGATCTCGTGTATGCTGCTCCACCCTCAATCGTAAGAAAACTCCCGCCTAAAGTCGATCTCCGGATGCAGTGCCCTTCAGTCTATAATCAGGGAGAGCTCGGAAGCTGCACTGCGAACGCCATCGGAGCGGCGTTCGAGTTCGAATTGAAGAAGCAGAATGTGAATCTCGACTTCATGCCTTCGCGCCTTTTCATCTACTACAACGAGCGCGTGATGGAACATAGCGTAAACTCGGACAGCGGTGCCCAAATCCGGGATGGAGTAAAGAGCGTCAATAAGCTCGGCGTCTGCCCGGAAAAAGAATGGCCCTACGATCCGAATGCTCTTACCATGAAGCCCAATGATGCCTGCTTTGCGGACGCTCTGAAGCACCAGGTCCTTTCATATCACCGCGTCACAAGGACCCTCAGTCAAATGAAGGGTTGTCTTGCCGACGGCTATCCGTTTGTTCTGGGATTTACGGTGTACGCATCGTTTGAATCCGAAGCTGTTGCAAAGACGGGAAAACTCAACATGCCAGGCAAGAGGGAACAGGTGGTCGGCGGCCATGCTGTCATGGCGGCGGGCTATGATGACAAAGCAAAGCGCTTTATCATTCGGAACAGCTGGGGGAGCACATGGGGCATCGCCGGATATTTCACGATGCCATATGATTATCTGATGGAGCCGAATCTCTCGGACGACTTCTGGACAATCAGACTGGTAGAACTTAATCCGGCACTTAAGAAAGCAAAAAAGTAA
- a CDS encoding S9 family peptidase — protein MKIDMPLKSFSRLSAAIAMVMLFSSLSLLAQEKEVYKSVADALRSGRMLAGKSGPQSLNWINGGDEYSYIAVNNETKKNEIRTFDPATGKDELVFDGEGVTFPDTSMPFNYSSFQWARDSKHILFQTHFRRIYRRSGISDYYIYSLDTKSLRVAAKDARTAELSPSGERVGIEREGNMFVYDFDSKKETQLTNDATGDTGIFNGHYDWVYEEEFGQPQAWNWSPDSKYIAFWQFNERKVPIFRMTNFESNHPEYVKIPIPQPGDPNPAVRIGVVDVESGKTVWLDPGLGDDFYIPRIYWTSDPDVLAMLTLNREQNDLTLFFFNVRTGERTKIMEEKNDTWVAIFNFYTAVDDMMYFPEGTKEFFWVSDRSGFYQIYRYAYSGKLINRVTEGDWDVIKVVGIDPKNKTIYYTSAEASPLEEELYSIRFDGSHETRLTDVSGYHQINMSPNTSYYLNTYSNFSTPRQVELCSSDGKTIKTLEDNKDVSQYIQTHAYSPKVLSSFVTSDGVRLDYSIVKPMDFDSTKKYPVVMGIYGGPESQSVYNSFEGSSWTEFLAQHGYIVVDVNNRGNASYGSKFLKVVYKQLGIYESHDFVEMAKYLKTLPYVNGDEMAIMGTSYGGYSTTFTMLSHPGVFKVGIANSPVTDWHLYDDIYTERYMSLPDENKDGYTKTSDMTYADSLRGHLLIVHSMSDDNVHPVNTMQLLTALTNAGKDVDLRIFPPGAHGAAYNFQSFILEFQVYYQYLERYLKGSNDLPNLNAEANK, from the coding sequence ATGAAAATCGATATGCCCTTGAAATCATTCTCCAGATTATCAGCTGCTATTGCAATGGTAATGCTCTTCTCTTCATTATCGTTGCTGGCGCAGGAGAAGGAGGTCTACAAATCCGTTGCCGACGCCCTGCGCTCCGGGAGGATGCTTGCCGGAAAATCGGGCCCCCAGAGTCTCAACTGGATAAATGGAGGGGACGAGTATTCTTATATCGCCGTCAATAATGAGACGAAGAAGAATGAGATCAGGACTTTCGACCCTGCAACCGGGAAAGACGAATTGGTCTTTGACGGCGAGGGAGTGACATTTCCCGACACGTCCATGCCATTCAATTATTCTTCGTTCCAATGGGCCCGCGATTCTAAGCATATTCTCTTTCAAACACATTTCAGAAGAATTTATCGGCGATCGGGAATATCGGATTACTATATCTACTCGCTCGACACGAAGAGCTTGAGAGTCGCGGCGAAGGACGCACGCACGGCGGAATTGTCCCCCAGCGGCGAGAGGGTCGGGATCGAACGCGAAGGCAACATGTTCGTTTATGATTTCGATTCGAAAAAGGAGACCCAACTTACAAATGATGCTACGGGCGACACGGGCATCTTTAACGGGCACTACGATTGGGTTTATGAAGAGGAGTTCGGTCAGCCACAAGCCTGGAACTGGTCGCCTGACAGCAAGTACATCGCCTTCTGGCAATTCAATGAGAGAAAGGTGCCAATCTTCCGAATGACGAATTTCGAAAGCAATCATCCTGAGTACGTAAAGATCCCTATACCACAGCCGGGTGATCCGAATCCTGCAGTGAGGATAGGAGTGGTCGACGTTGAGTCGGGCAAGACTGTCTGGCTCGACCCCGGCCTCGGAGACGATTTTTACATTCCACGAATATATTGGACCAGCGACCCGGACGTGCTCGCCATGCTTACACTTAACCGCGAGCAAAACGATCTCACTCTCTTTTTCTTCAACGTGAGGACCGGTGAGCGGACCAAGATCATGGAAGAGAAGAACGACACCTGGGTTGCGATTTTCAATTTCTATACTGCCGTCGATGACATGATGTATTTCCCCGAAGGAACAAAAGAGTTTTTCTGGGTCTCGGACCGAAGCGGGTTCTACCAGATTTACAGATACGCCTACAGCGGCAAACTGATCAACCGGGTGACGGAAGGCGACTGGGATGTCATAAAGGTCGTAGGCATTGATCCGAAGAACAAAACTATTTACTACACATCGGCGGAGGCTTCTCCACTTGAAGAAGAATTGTACTCCATCAGGTTCGACGGTTCACACGAGACCCGCCTTACTGATGTGTCGGGCTATCACCAGATTAATATGTCGCCTAACACCAGCTACTATCTCAATACATACAGCAATTTTTCCACGCCGCGGCAAGTCGAGCTATGCTCATCGGACGGCAAAACGATCAAGACACTTGAGGACAATAAAGATGTCAGCCAGTATATTCAGACTCATGCCTACTCACCGAAGGTTCTGAGCAGCTTCGTTACCTCCGACGGTGTTAGACTGGATTACTCGATTGTCAAGCCGATGGACTTCGATTCCACTAAGAAGTATCCCGTCGTTATGGGCATCTATGGCGGCCCCGAATCGCAATCCGTGTACAACTCATTTGAAGGTTCATCGTGGACGGAATTTCTGGCGCAACATGGCTACATCGTTGTGGACGTCAACAATCGGGGTAATGCCAGTTACGGAAGCAAGTTCCTTAAGGTCGTGTACAAACAGCTCGGCATCTACGAGAGTCATGATTTTGTCGAGATGGCTAAATACCTGAAGACTCTACCTTATGTTAATGGAGATGAAATGGCAATAATGGGCACAAGCTACGGCGGGTACAGCACGACATTCACGATGCTGTCTCATCCGGGTGTGTTCAAGGTCGGGATTGCCAACTCTCCAGTTACCGATTGGCATTTGTACGACGACATTTATACTGAGAGATACATGAGTCTCCCCGACGAAAACAAGGACGGGTACACGAAGACGTCGGATATGACTTACGCCGACAGTTTACGCGGACATCTTCTCATTGTCCATTCGATGAGCGACGACAATGTTCATCCTGTAAATACGATGCAACTCCTGACCGCACTCACTAACGCGGGTAAGGACGTCGACTTAAGAATCTTCCCGCCCGGAGCTCATGGAGCGGCATATAATTTTCAAAGTTTCATTCTCGAGTTCCAGGTTTATTACCAGTATCTTGAACGCTATCTAAAGGGAAGCAATGATCTGCCCAATCTGAACGCGGAGGCGAACAAGTAA
- a CDS encoding sigma-70 family RNA polymerase sigma factor, translating into MAEENLQELTTDNELVSRAQRGDMNAFENLVEKYNRHVLSLAFSYARNSDDAKDIYQETLIRAFRAIGKFEFRSEFSTWLYRIATNVCLSFKSSQNRDAEVFKRDIMKGDDDADGRSIISESAGPDSVEGEYMRMELAKHIERALSVLSPMQRLVFTMKHYEGYKLKEIASISNCTIGTIKKHLYMAVRRLQEELVEVFE; encoded by the coding sequence ATGGCAGAGGAAAATTTGCAGGAGCTGACAACCGATAACGAGCTCGTGTCGAGAGCACAGAGAGGCGACATGAACGCGTTCGAAAATCTAGTTGAAAAATACAACCGCCACGTCCTGTCGCTGGCGTTTTCGTACGCGAGGAACTCGGATGATGCAAAGGATATCTACCAGGAGACACTGATCCGCGCGTTCAGGGCGATTGGTAAGTTCGAGTTCAGGAGTGAATTCTCAACATGGCTTTACAGGATCGCGACGAACGTCTGCCTCAGTTTCAAATCGAGTCAGAATCGTGACGCGGAAGTATTCAAGAGGGACATCATGAAAGGCGATGACGACGCGGACGGCAGATCGATCATATCCGAGTCAGCAGGGCCGGACTCCGTCGAAGGAGAATACATGCGCATGGAACTTGCGAAACATATTGAGCGTGCGCTTTCAGTACTGTCACCGATGCAGAGGCTGGTCTTCACGATGAAACATTACGAGGGATATAAATTGAAAGAGATTGCGTCAATCTCAAATTGCACCATCGGTACAATCAAGAAGCATTTGTACATGGCCGTGCGGCGGTTACAGGAAGAACTTGTCGAGGTTTTTGAGTAG
- a CDS encoding HEAT repeat domain-containing protein yields the protein MRHRKYESLIVLRHYKEISPVEDRKLDNHLSSCSRCREFRDELARIMPVGSPSSQGVVESTLEEARKSFRRVLRDENPHTIRVTRLSWRGSETRRFQVPAYALAVVSVVMLAVGALTSYVLVNRKPAATIGGAGFLSELSTQNQDSVAINDVKFISTDQKTGEVRFSFNFMKRYEMKGSLEDRNIQKVLAYALVNSDNPGTRLRTIGMLDASPSARPDAQIKEALLRAVLSDDNVGVRRQALVALQKLPFDNDVRDAVLSVLKNDNNPGLRVAAINLISEKEFTSGTSSAKAARVDPKVLDILKEKSSSDQNKYVRLKAADMLKEITEL from the coding sequence ATGAGACACAGGAAATATGAAAGCCTTATCGTACTGAGGCACTACAAAGAGATTTCTCCAGTTGAGGACAGGAAACTTGATAATCATCTTTCGTCCTGTTCGCGGTGCAGAGAATTCCGCGATGAACTGGCGCGCATCATGCCTGTCGGGTCACCTTCCTCGCAGGGAGTAGTCGAAAGTACGCTTGAAGAAGCGAGAAAGAGTTTCCGCCGCGTTTTGCGCGACGAAAATCCGCATACAATCCGCGTCACAAGACTAAGTTGGCGCGGCTCTGAGACGCGGCGGTTTCAGGTGCCCGCTTACGCACTTGCTGTGGTATCGGTGGTTATGCTTGCAGTGGGAGCTCTTACAAGTTATGTCCTCGTCAACCGGAAGCCGGCTGCCACGATCGGGGGCGCGGGATTTCTCTCTGAACTTTCTACTCAAAACCAGGACAGCGTGGCCATAAACGACGTCAAGTTTATTTCGACGGATCAGAAAACGGGTGAAGTGAGATTCTCATTCAATTTCATGAAGCGTTACGAAATGAAAGGCTCCCTCGAAGATCGCAACATTCAAAAGGTGCTTGCGTATGCGCTTGTAAATTCCGACAACCCTGGAACGCGTCTTCGAACGATCGGTATGCTCGATGCTTCGCCCAGTGCCAGGCCGGACGCTCAGATCAAGGAAGCACTCCTCCGCGCTGTCCTGTCGGACGACAATGTCGGGGTGAGACGTCAGGCATTGGTCGCGCTTCAAAAACTTCCGTTCGACAACGATGTCAGAGATGCCGTCCTCTCGGTGTTGAAGAATGACAACAATCCGGGACTGCGTGTTGCGGCAATCAATTTGATTTCCGAAAAGGAGTTCACTTCGGGTACGTCGTCCGCTAAGGCCGCAAGAGTCGATCCGAAAGTGCTGGATATCTTAAAGGAAAAATCATCTTCAGACCAAAATAAATATGTCAGACTAAAAGCAGCAGATATGCTGAAGGAAATCACGGAGCTCTAA
- a CDS encoding DUF4097 family beta strand repeat-containing protein, with product MKKTYVVSALLALLFATVAAVKADSNSDLQKTFNVSNGGKLVVSVGSGDIRIRVWDKTQVQMTVSNIGDDADRVESDQEGNTVTVRYRSHSGWWSSNRDLRFEFFVPQSFNVDLTTSGGDVEISGTLAGNAEMSTSGGDLKIDEVDGTLQGRTSGGDVVVRNVQKDATLTTSGGDIQVDRAGSKLEITTSGGEITVGTVGKDLDASTAGGDISIQKVGGELRASTASGDISVGKVGGSISVNTSGGDITLSSGNGRISANTSGGDVTISDVVGSVDVNSSGGTIKVGFTPKGDESSRIESSGGDVYLYIPSDAKVTVHAQVYGGDEESIVSDFPVTLHKRSSGFGNQNAEVTLNGGGPEIYLQTSSGSIYIQKLSSFSR from the coding sequence ATGAAAAAGACTTATGTAGTATCCGCATTGTTGGCTTTACTGTTTGCGACCGTTGCTGCAGTCAAGGCCGACTCAAATTCGGATTTGCAGAAAACATTCAACGTGTCTAACGGTGGTAAACTCGTCGTCTCGGTCGGAAGCGGCGACATCAGGATCAGGGTGTGGGACAAGACTCAAGTGCAGATGACTGTGAGTAATATCGGCGACGATGCGGACCGCGTCGAATCTGATCAGGAAGGCAATACGGTGACAGTCAGATACCGTTCTCATAGCGGATGGTGGTCCTCGAATCGCGATTTGAGGTTTGAATTCTTTGTACCGCAAAGCTTCAATGTTGATCTAACCACATCAGGAGGCGACGTAGAAATCAGCGGCACGCTCGCGGGAAACGCGGAAATGTCCACTTCCGGGGGCGATCTCAAAATAGATGAGGTCGATGGTACGCTTCAGGGAAGGACATCCGGCGGAGACGTGGTCGTGCGCAACGTTCAGAAGGACGCCACCCTCACCACTTCCGGCGGCGATATCCAGGTAGATCGCGCCGGCAGTAAGCTGGAAATTACTACATCCGGTGGTGAGATAACTGTGGGAACTGTCGGAAAGGATCTCGATGCCTCCACGGCAGGCGGAGACATATCGATACAGAAAGTCGGAGGAGAACTGCGTGCCTCCACTGCAAGCGGCGATATCTCTGTCGGGAAAGTCGGCGGAAGCATTTCCGTCAACACGTCAGGTGGCGATATCACTCTTAGCTCCGGGAACGGCAGGATTTCCGCGAATACCTCCGGCGGAGATGTGACTATATCGGATGTCGTCGGATCAGTCGATGTAAATTCCTCCGGCGGCACGATTAAAGTCGGGTTCACGCCTAAGGGAGACGAATCCAGCCGGATCGAATCAAGTGGCGGCGATGTATACCTCTACATTCCGTCCGACGCAAAAGTCACAGTGCACGCCCAGGTATATGGCGGAGACGAGGAATCCATCGTTTCAGATTTTCCTGTCACTCTGCACAAGAGATCGAGTGGATTTGGAAATCAAAATGCGGAAGTCACGCTGAACGGCGGCGGCCCGGAGATCTATTTGCAGACCTCATCGGGAAGCATCTACATCCAGAAACTCAGTTCATTTTCACGCTAA
- a CDS encoding DUF4097 family beta strand repeat-containing protein yields MKALLAGITMTFLSVCTAYTMTGGNGLKEEFHKSYPLASKGTISLQNVNGDVEIKVWDKNEVKVDAVKYADDQEDMDQLKIEVDATQNSVDIDTQYPDEDHSHGHHGSVSVDYILTVPKDAELDEIKTVNGSVEISGSEGSVRASSVNGSVEASGLKASCELKSVNGKVSAEFVSLPSDARARLGSVNGTVTIKIPADANASVKASTQSGHVSNDFGLTSYEKHHDDWGVRIGDSIKGDIGKGGADVDLNSVNGSVRILKNEGSN; encoded by the coding sequence ATGAAAGCTCTACTCGCAGGAATTACTATGACTTTTTTGTCGGTGTGCACTGCTTACACTATGACCGGCGGCAACGGGCTGAAGGAAGAATTCCACAAGTCATACCCGCTTGCTTCGAAGGGAACGATCAGTCTCCAGAACGTGAATGGTGATGTCGAAATAAAAGTTTGGGACAAGAATGAAGTGAAGGTGGATGCCGTCAAGTATGCTGACGATCAGGAAGATATGGATCAACTAAAGATAGAGGTCGACGCCACTCAGAACTCGGTCGATATCGACACCCAATATCCTGATGAGGACCATTCTCATGGCCATCACGGGAGTGTAAGTGTTGATTATATCCTGACCGTTCCTAAGGACGCTGAACTGGATGAAATCAAAACCGTGAACGGATCCGTCGAGATCTCGGGCTCGGAAGGATCGGTCAGGGCGTCGAGCGTAAACGGTTCGGTGGAGGCTTCCGGTCTGAAAGCGTCGTGCGAGCTTAAGTCGGTGAACGGAAAGGTAAGTGCCGAGTTTGTTTCTCTTCCGTCCGATGCTCGTGCGAGACTCGGCTCGGTAAACGGCACGGTGACCATTAAGATTCCGGCGGACGCGAACGCCAGTGTTAAGGCAAGCACCCAGTCCGGACATGTCAGTAACGATTTCGGCCTGACATCATATGAGAAGCATCATGACGACTGGGGGGTCAGGATCGGTGATTCGATCAAAGGCGATATTGGAAAAGGCGGAGCCGACGTCGACTTGAACAGCGTGAACGGCAGCGTAAGAATCCTGAAAAACGAAGGAAGCAACTAA
- a CDS encoding DUF5916 domain-containing protein yields MKARRSVYCTMMFVLLLAGSTPGADGKSPLRVHAVRTTSVIRIDGILSETVWKGPGFTDFTERDPNEGTKPSQRTEVWVAYDDENIYVAARMFDTSPDSIVARLGRRDMDLSADKFMVGFDPYNDGRSGFYFGVNAAGTIYDGTLYNDDWNDNSWDGVWESKTRIDSLGWIVEMRIPFSQLRFHKSDSLVWGIDFERFIGRNNEDDYAVYTPKNSSGFVSRFAKLDGIHDVDARRPIEILPYFTTKAEYLNPGEGNPFNDGSRYTPGFGGDFKLGIGNNLTLDATVNPDFGQVEVDPAVVNLSDVETYYQEKRPFFIEGAEIFTNFGYGGANNNWSFNFSNPNFFYSRRIGRTPQGSVPSSALFVDEPAGTQIITAAKMTGKIGEGWTLGAISAVTASETARVDTSGTIFNVPIEPLTYYGVARLRKELNDGRQGIGFITTLSESDFQSSSLRDQLNSSSLAFAVDGWTFLDQDKVWVVNGWTGFSHVRGDSARMVALQEDPIHYFQRPDAGYVHMDSSARSLTGYAGRFALNKQKGDFYVNAAFGFINPAFDVNDLGFMWRDDMLNGHIVLGYQWSQPGEFTRNANVYFATYRTYDFGGKPTWIGYFVQTNVTFLNYYSAYGYFAFNPQTYNDFETRGGPRMLNLPGWETDWQLQSDNRKEVMASFEVHSLKYQTGDRDLYLVPGITWKPGSNLSIAFMPSYDLSTSGAQWVGNFTDPYATSTYGTRYVFGTMDQSTFSATIRVDWAFTPQLTLQMYLQPLMSAGKYTGLRELSRPASYDFNTYGKNGSILSFEDGTYTVDPDGNGPAQPFSFSDPNFNFKSLRGDAVLRWEFLPGSTMYFVWTQNRVNTDYPGNLAFYRDFKSLLTTRGDNVFMIKISYWFNP; encoded by the coding sequence TTGAAAGCCCGCCGGTCCGTGTACTGTACCATGATGTTTGTGCTGCTGTTGGCAGGCTCGACACCCGGAGCCGACGGAAAGTCGCCGCTGCGGGTCCATGCCGTCAGGACGACTTCTGTCATACGTATCGACGGAATCTTATCTGAGACGGTCTGGAAGGGACCGGGGTTTACAGACTTTACCGAACGTGATCCGAATGAAGGGACAAAACCGAGCCAGCGCACCGAAGTGTGGGTGGCGTATGACGACGAGAATATTTATGTGGCGGCCAGGATGTTCGACACTTCGCCCGATTCGATTGTTGCAAGACTCGGAAGACGCGACATGGACCTGTCTGCCGACAAGTTCATGGTCGGTTTTGATCCCTACAACGACGGGAGGTCCGGCTTCTATTTCGGAGTCAACGCCGCCGGAACTATTTATGACGGCACGCTTTACAATGACGACTGGAACGACAACAGCTGGGACGGCGTGTGGGAATCCAAAACCAGGATCGATTCCCTCGGCTGGATAGTTGAAATGAGGATCCCCTTCTCACAGCTGCGATTCCATAAGTCGGATTCGCTTGTTTGGGGAATAGACTTCGAACGATTTATCGGTAGAAATAACGAAGACGATTATGCGGTCTATACCCCGAAAAATTCCAGCGGGTTTGTATCCAGGTTCGCGAAACTCGACGGGATCCACGACGTCGATGCCAGACGCCCGATAGAAATTCTTCCCTATTTCACGACGAAAGCTGAGTATCTCAATCCCGGCGAAGGGAATCCGTTCAACGATGGCTCAAGATATACGCCGGGATTTGGAGGCGACTTCAAACTTGGAATCGGAAACAACCTGACTCTCGATGCTACTGTCAATCCCGACTTCGGACAGGTCGAGGTCGATCCTGCGGTGGTTAATCTCAGCGATGTGGAAACATATTACCAGGAAAAGCGGCCGTTCTTCATCGAGGGCGCGGAGATATTCACCAACTTCGGGTATGGCGGCGCGAACAACAACTGGAGCTTTAACTTCTCCAATCCTAATTTCTTCTACAGCAGACGAATAGGACGTACACCTCAGGGAAGCGTTCCTTCTTCCGCACTTTTCGTGGACGAACCTGCAGGTACGCAGATAATCACTGCCGCGAAGATGACTGGAAAGATCGGTGAAGGATGGACACTCGGCGCCATTAGCGCGGTGACTGCAAGCGAAACCGCAAGAGTCGACACCTCCGGCACCATATTCAATGTGCCCATTGAGCCGCTCACTTACTACGGAGTCGCAAGGCTCCGAAAGGAACTCAACGACGGTCGGCAGGGAATCGGTTTCATCACAACTTTGTCCGAAAGTGACTTCCAATCCTCCTCTCTTCGCGATCAGCTCAACTCCAGCTCGCTTGCTTTCGCTGTGGATGGATGGACTTTTCTTGATCAGGACAAGGTGTGGGTTGTGAACGGCTGGACCGGGTTCAGCCACGTTCGCGGCGACTCTGCGAGAATGGTTGCTCTCCAGGAGGATCCTATCCATTACTTCCAACGGCCCGACGCAGGCTACGTTCATATGGACAGCTCGGCAAGGTCGCTTACAGGATATGCAGGACGGTTCGCCCTTAATAAGCAGAAGGGTGACTTCTACGTCAATGCTGCTTTCGGATTTATCAATCCTGCCTTCGATGTCAACGATCTCGGATTCATGTGGCGGGACGATATGTTGAACGGACACATCGTTCTGGGCTATCAGTGGTCCCAACCCGGAGAGTTCACCCGAAACGCCAATGTCTACTTTGCGACCTACAGGACATATGACTTCGGCGGCAAACCGACCTGGATCGGATATTTCGTCCAGACGAATGTGACTTTTCTGAATTATTATTCGGCTTATGGATACTTCGCCTTTAATCCACAAACTTATAATGACTTCGAAACTCGCGGCGGACCGCGAATGCTTAATCTCCCAGGTTGGGAAACTGATTGGCAACTGCAAAGTGACAATCGGAAGGAAGTGATGGCCTCCTTTGAGGTTCATTCGCTCAAATATCAAACGGGAGACCGGGACCTGTACCTGGTTCCCGGAATCACATGGAAACCGGGAAGCAATCTTTCGATCGCGTTCATGCCGAGTTATGATTTATCGACCTCAGGTGCGCAATGGGTCGGAAATTTTACCGATCCGTATGCCACCTCGACCTATGGGACTAGATACGTTTTCGGAACAATGGACCAGAGTACTTTCTCGGCTACCATTCGAGTTGATTGGGCCTTCACACCTCAACTTACACTTCAGATGTATCTCCAGCCACTTATGTCGGCCGGAAAGTATACCGGTCTCAGGGAGCTCTCGCGCCCGGCATCTTATGACTTCAACACGTACGGCAAGAACGGTTCTATACTGTCTTTTGAAGATGGAACTTACACAGTAGACCCTGACGGTAACGGTCCAGCTCAACCATTCTCGTTCTCCGATCCTAATTTCAATTTCAAATCGCTCCGCGGAGACGCTGTCCTACGATGGGAATTCCTCCCTGGTTCAACAATGTACTTCGTCTGGACGCAGAACCGAGTCAACACGGATTATCCCGGCAATCTTGCGTTCTACCGGGATTTCAAAAGTCTCCTGACCACACGCGGCGATAACGTTTTCATGATCAAGATTAGTTATTGGTTCAATCCCTGA